From Pirellulales bacterium:
GATGCGCCGGTGCCGAATGAGCCCAACGTGTGGGTCGGCCGCACCTATGCCGAAGCCCCAGACATCGACGGCGTGGTGTATGTGACGGGCGAGGGATTGCAGGCCGGGCAGATTGTTCCCTGTGAGATCGTTGCCACGAGCGAATACGATTTGATCGCCGCCCCGGTGGGCGAACCGAGTTGAACAAGGCTACAGGCTTGAGGCTACAGGCTGAAGACGCCCGGTGGCCCGAGCCCGGAGCAAAACACCGTGCCGCAAGCCCTGTAGCCTGTAGCCTCCCATGTCCACCAGCACTGAAAAGGCCCGGCCGCCGCTCATCGATTTTCGCAAGGCATTCAATGTGCCCAACCAGCTCACCACGATCCGGCTGTTGCTGGGCGTGGTGCTGTTCTGCCTGATCGGGTTCGACTATTATCTTCCCGCGATGTACGTGTTTATCGTTGCCGCGGGCACCGACTGGGTCGACGGTTTTTATGCCCGGCGGTACAACCAAGTGACCACGCTTGGCCGGATTCTCGATCCGTTCGCCGATAAGATCATCATTTGCGGCACGTTCATTTTTCTTGCCGCGCTGTCCGCCGATTCGAAAATCACTTCGGCAATGGCGGTGATTGTCGTCGGGCGAGAACTGCTCGTGACTGTGCTGCGAAGTTTTCTCGAGCAGCACGGATCGGATTTCAGCGCCAAGATGTCGGGCAAGCTGAAGATGGTGTTGCAATGCGTGGCCTGCGCGGTGAGCTTGTTTGCTCTTTCGTATCTGCGCGCCAGTCCGCCGGTAGCGCCGCCGGCGTGGGTTCCGCCGACGCTGTTGATCGCCGTCTGGTCGGCGGTGGTGCTGACGGTGATCTCCGGGATCGTATATGTGTTCGCCGCGATCAAGTTGCTGCGGCAATAGAAACAGCTTTGCCAATAAATCCGTGATCGACCGATGCCCCCTGCCGACGCGCCGCTGCCGCTGGCGATAAAACTGTTGATCGGCGCGGTCGTGAGCCTTGGCCTTCTGACGGCTCTTTTTGTGGCAATCAAAGCGTGGCGCCGGCCGCCGCTGTTGCCCTACGAGCCGCGCCGACCGGTTCCCTGGGGGGCGAATGATCTGGTGCTCACGGTGCTGTTCATTTTCGTGATCGGCTACGCCGGCGCGCAACTCACGGCTCATGTTCAGGGCGCCCCGCCCGCGCAGGCGGGACAAGAAAGCAACACCGTTTCGGTGAACGGATACTACATCGGCTCTTTGGCCGAGCTCGCCGGCGTAGCCATCGCCATTTATCTGATGCGGCTAGTGGCGAACGCGACTCTTTCGGATCTGGGTTTCGGGATTCGGCGGCTCGGTCGCGACATCGGCGTCGGAGCGGTGGCGCTATTGGCGAGCGCCGTGCCGATTTACGGTTTGAATGAACTGTTGACCCGCTATGTCAAATACACGCACCAAGTGCTCAAATCGCTTGAATCGCAGCCCGACGTTCGGATGTTCGTCGCCACGGCCGTGGCAGCGCTCGTCGTGGCGCCGCTGTTCGAAGAGTTTTTGTTCCGCGTCTTGTTGCAAGGCTGGTTCGAAAAGATTGAGTCGCTGCGGCGCATGTTGCGGCTCGGCTTGCCCGGCGAGGGGCCGGCCTGGTGGCCGATCGTGCTCAGTTCATTTCTGTGGGCGATCATGCACTGGCAGAACGGCCTGGCCGCCGTGCCCCTCTTTTTCTTCGGCCTCGTGCTCGGCTATCTTTATCAGCGGTCGCACCGCATTTGGCCCTCAATGACCACCCATTTCCTGCTCAATGCAACCACAATGACCGCCCTCTGGTTTCAAATCCACCACGGCCACTAAGCTGATTTCGGCCATCGCGTTCTCTCCGCGTCTCCGCGTCTCCGCGTGATAAATCTTTGAACCAAAAGCAGGAGAATCCATGCCCTACGGTTTCGGCATCATCGGTTGCGGAATGATCGCCCGATTTCATGCTCATGCGATCGACGAAGTGAAAGGAGCCAAGCTGGTCGGGTGCTTCGACACATTCACGGCGTCGGCCGATCGTTTGGCCGCCGAAACCGGCTGCAAGGCCTATCATAAGCTGGAAGACATGCTGGCCGATCCGAAGATCAATATCGTCACGATCGGCACGCCGAGCGGAGCGCACATGGACCCGGCCGTCGCGGCCGCGAAAGCCGGCAAGCACGTGATCGTCGAGAAGCCGTTGGAAATCACGCTCAAGCGTTGCGATGCGATCATCGCCGCCTGCGAGCGCGGCGGAGTGAAGCTCTCGACGGTGTTGCCCTCGCGATTCCACGACGGCAGCCGCGAATTGAAACGGGCCGTCGATGCCGGCCGCTTCGGCCAACTCGCGCTCGGCGATTCCTATGTCAAATGGTTTCGCACGCAAGCCTATTACGACAGCGGCGCATGGCGCGGCACTTGGGAGCTCGACGGCGGCGGGGCGCTGATGAATCAGGCCATCCACAGCGTCGATCTGCTGACATGGCTGATGGGCCCCGTGGCGGAAGTGCAGGCCCAAACCGCCACGCTCGCCCACCAGCGGATCGCGGTCGAAGACACGGCCGTCGGCACGCTGCGTTTCGCCAACGGAGCGCTCGGCGTCGTCGAAGCCAGCACGGCCGCCTATCCTGGCTATCTCAAACGGATCGAAATCAACGGCTCCGAAGGCTCGGCCGTCTTGGAAGAAGAAGACATCACTCGTTGGGATTTCGTCAAAAGCCAGCGGCGCGATGAAGCGATCCGCGAGCAGATGCACCAGCGCCGCAGCACCGGCGGCGGCGCCGCCGACCCGTCGGCCATCGGCCATCACGGCCACGCCCGCCAATTCGCCGACGTCGTCAAAGCGATCCGCACGGACGGCACGCCCGCGGTCGATGGCCGCGAGGGGCGAAGATCGGTGGAAATTATCTTGGCGATTTACAAATCGGCCGAATCGGGGCGGCCGGTCTCGCTGCCGCTCTCAGGCGACCCGACGCTAACCGCCCGCCGGAGAACAAAGGCTTAAGACTACAGGCCGAGGGCATGAGGAAGTGAACTTTCCCGCGGCCGTGCGGTTAGCGACAATAGAACTGGCCTGATCGTCAACCGGTAACCTGCCCTTCGTCATATGCAACTCCCTCGCAATCCAACTCGCGCTGTCCGCATTGGCTCGGTCACGATCGGGGCCGGTCATCCCGTGGCCGTGCAAAGCATGACGGCGACGTCGACCCAAGATATCGCTGCCACCGTGGGCCAGGTGAACGATCTTGTCCGCTCGGGCGCCGATATTGTTCGCATCGCCGTGGACAGTCGGCGCGATGCCGAGGCGTTGGCTGCCGTGCGCGATCAAACATCAGCCAATCTTGCCGTCGATTTGCAAGAAAACTACCGACTGGCGGAAGTGGTCGCTCCGCATGTCGACAAGGTGCGCTACAATCCGGGCCATCTGTACCACCACGAACGCGAAAAGCCGTGGCAAGACAAGGTGCGCTACCTGGCCGACGTCGCGGCCGAGCACGATTGTGCGATTCGCGTCGGGGTGAATTGCGGCAGCGTCGATCCGGCCGCCAAGGGCCGATTCGCTGCCGGCGATTGGCTCGGCCCGATGCTCGCCAGCGCCCTGGAGCATTGCGAGCTGCTGGACCGATTGGGCTTCACGCGGTATTGCGTGTCGCTGAAAGATTCCGATCCGGCGAAGGTGATCGAAGTGAATCGGCAATTCGCGGCCGCCCGGCCCGACGTGCCGCTGCACCTCGGCGTAACGGAAGCCGGCCTGCCGCCCGACGGCATCATCAAAACGCGGATTGCATTCGAGCAACTCATTAGCCGTGGGATCGGCGACACGATTCGCGTCTCGCTCACCGTGCCGAATTCTCGCAAGGGAGAGGAAATCGCCGCGGGACGGCAGATTTTGGCCGATGTCGCCGCCGGCCGGGTCCGCAGTTTCGTCGATTTCGGGCTGAAAACGCTGAATATCATCAGTTGCCCGAGTTGCTCGCGCGTCGAGAACGAGGCGTTCATCGAACTGGCCGAGCAGGTGAAGGAGATGACTCGCTACGCCGAGCAGCATGCGATCACGATTGCCGTGATGGGCTGCCGCGTGAATGGCCCCGGCGAAACCGACGACGCCGATCTCGGCCTATGGTGCGGCCCGAAGCACGTCAATCTCAAGCGTGGCAGTGAAGATTTGGGGGCGTATCCCTACGATCAAATTCTGCCCCGCCTGCGATCCGAGCTCGACGACCTGATCGCCCGCCGCACACAGCCCGCATAGGCGGTCGGCGTTCCCCGAGCCCGCAGCGCTAGCAAGGAAGTCTTGCTTTGTGGCCATGCCGGCTGCCTTGAGGAAGGCTGGCTTCAGCGAATGGTTGGAAAGGCGCGGTGAACGTGATGAAGGTTCCTCTCTCCGAAATGAAAGACGACTTGGCAAAATACCTTCGTGTTGCCGAGAAGGAGCAGGTCGTAATCACGCGGCGTGGTCGCCCGGCTGGGGTCTTGATGGGTTTCGCCTCCGCAGACAAGTGGTTCGACTATCGGCTCGAGAATGAACCCCGCGTTCTGAAACGAATCGAGGCGGCTCGGAAGAGCTTGCGCCAAGGGAACGGGGTCAGAATCGAGGATCTCCCGCCGTCGAAACCGCCCAAAACCAAACGTCGGAAATAACGAATTGCCGCGCCGGGCTTTGCTGCCTCGACGAAATTTCACTTTCTGGACATCCGCGGCGAGTCGAGTTAGACTCGCCGTGCCGAACGGCTGCGGCATCGCGGGGTTTGCTTCTTGTCGTCGATTCGTGGCCGCGTTTTCTTTCCGCGGCTTGGCCACGGAATTCGTTTTGTCCGATTGCAGCAGGGCGCGATGGACTGGACGCAGCACTACAATCCGGCCGGCTCGGAGATTCTTTCGACCGCGCTTGCGGCGCTGCCCATCATCGTGCTGCTCGGCCTGCTGGGATTGTTTCGCTGGACCGCGCCGAAGGCGGCGGCGGCGGGGCTGTTGACGGCGCTTTGCGTGTCGATCCTGGCGTTTCGCATGCCGGCGAACATGGCGTTTTGGGCGGCCGGCCTGGGGGCTTGCTTCGGGCTGTTTCCGATCGGCTGGATCGTGTTTGCCGCCGTGTTTCTCTACACGCTGACGGTCGAGTCGGGCCAATTCGAAACGATCAAAACCTCGGTGGCAGCGCTCTCGCCCGACCGGCGAATTCAAGCGCTCTTGATCGCCTTCAATTTCGGCGCGTTTCTGGAAGGCTGCGCGGGGTTCGGAGCGCCCGTGGCCATTTCATCGGCATTGATGATCGGCGTCGGCTTTCCGCCGCTGTATGCCGCCGGCTTGGCGCTGTTGGCCAACACGGCCCCGGTCGCATTCGGTTCGCTCGGGATCCCGATCACCACGTTGGGCGACGTCACGAAAATCGATGCGAACATTCTCAGCGTCATGGCCGGCCGGCAGTTGCCGTTGTTCTCGCTATTGATTCCGGTGTGGATGGTGCTCTTGATGTCGGGCTGGCGGGGATTGCGACAAGTCTGGCCCGCCGTGTTGGTGGCAGGGGGGAGTTTTGCCACGGTGCAATTCGTCGTCTCGCAGCATTTTGGCCCGATGCTGGTCGATGTCGCGGGGGGGCTGGTGTCGCTGGTGGTCATGGCGATTTTCTTGAAGTTCTGGCAACCGAAAGAACTATGGCATTTTGCCGGCGAGCGCGAGGCCGTGCCCGACCCGGTGGCCGAAGCAGCGGGCGGGCCGGACGAAGCTGCGGGATCGCCGCGGCAAGCGTCGCCGCAAAAGAATTCGCAACCAGCCAAGCCCCGGGTCTATACCCACGGCGAGGTCGCGCGGGCCTGGGTGCCGTGGCTGCTGATGTCGCTATTGGTGTTTGCGTGGGGCCTGCCGCAGTTTCGGATGCTGGTCGAAACCCGCACGACGGTCAATGTGCCGGTGGCGGCAATTCATAATCGCATTTATCGGAGCGAGCCCGTGGTGGCGCCGCCGGCCAAGGCCGAGGCGGCCCTGTTCAAATTCAATTGGCTCTCGGCCACGGGCACGGCCGTCATGTTCGCCGCGATTCTCACGGCGATTTGGCTTGGAATTTCGCCGTGGCGGTTCGCCAGAACGTTCGTCCGGACGCTCCGGGCGTTGGCTTGGCCGCTGTTTACGATCGCCGCCATGCTGGCGATTGCCTACACGACGCGCTACAGCGGCACCGACGCGACGCTCGGCCTGGCATTCACGCACACGGGCGCGCTGTATCCTTTTTTCGCCCCGTTGCTCGGCTGGCTGGGCGTCGCGCTAACCGGCTCCGACACATCGTCGAACGCCTTGTTCGGCGACTTGCAACGCATTACCGCGCAGCGGCTCGGGTTGAGCCCGGTGCTGATTTGCACTTCGAACAGCACCGGGGGCGTGATGGGAAAGATGATCGACGCGCAAAGCATCGTCGTCAGCGCTTCGACGACCGGCCAGGCAGGGAACGAATCGCAGATCCTGCGTTTCGTGTTTTGGCACAGCCTCGCCTTGGCCTGCCTGATGGGCCTGCTGGTCGTGTTGCAAGCCTACGTGTTCACCGGCATAGTGCCGGCACTACCGGCGAAATAAATCATTCGCGAGGCCGGAGTAGCTACACTAGCCCGAAGCGTTAGCGAGGGTGCCACTGGGACTCACCCTCGCTAACGCTTCGGACTGCGATTTCGCAGCCGGCCTCAAATTCCCGGCGGCATGAATAATCCAAGTTAGCGCCAGGCAAAATCGCCGGCGTTGACGCTGGGGAGATGCGTTACGCCCATCAGATGCTTGTCCACGGCGCGGGCGGCTTCGCGGCCCTCTTGGATCGCCCACACGACGAGCGATTGGCCGCGGCGCAAATCGCCGGCCGCGAACACCCCGGGCACGCTCGACATATATTCGGCGTTCGTTTTCACATTGCCGCGCTGATCGAGTTCCAAACCCAAATCGGCGATCGGACCGGTTTTTTCCGGGCCCAAAAAGCCCATCGCCAACAGCACCAGTTGGCATGGCCAGCTTTGCTCCGAACCCGGTAGCTCGCGCATCACCATCCGGCCCGAATCGTCTTTCATCCATTCGATCTGCACGGTGACGAGATTTTTCACGCGGCCTTGCTCGTCGCCATGGAATTCTTTTGTCAGAATGCTCCAATGCCGCGCGCCGCCTTCTTCATGCGAAGTGCTGGTGCGGAGGATCATCGGCCAGAGGGGCCACGGTGTGTGCACCGGGCGTTGATGGGCACGCGGATAATTGCCCACGTCGGGCGGTTGGGAAAGCAATTCGAACTGCGTCAGGCTGCGGCACCCTTGGCGGTGCGACGTGCCGGTGCAGTCGCTGCCGGTATCGCCGCCGCCGATCACGATCACATCTTTTTCGCCGGCGAGAATCTGGCCCGCAACGGCGTCTCCCTGGTTGCGGGCATTCTGTTGCGGCAGGAATTCCATTGCGAAATGGATTCCTTGCAGATCCCGACCGGGGATCGGCAGGTCGCGCGGCTTGGTGGCTCCGCCGGCGAGTAGGATCGCATCGTATTTCTCGCGCAATTCGGCCGTCGGGACCGTCACGCCGACATTCGCATTGCAGCGGAACTCCACTCCCTCGGCCTCCATCTGGCGAATCCGCCGCCAAACATGCGACTTTTCCAGCTTGAAATCAGGTATGCCGTACATCAACAATCCGCCCGGCCGATTGGCCCGCTCGAACACCGTCACGCCATGGCCGGAGCGATTCAACTGCTGTGCGGCTGCCAAACCTGATGGCCCGGAACCGACGACGGCCACGCGCTTGCCGGTGCGAACCAGCGGCGGCTCCGGCTCGATCCAGCCGTTGGCGATGCCATGATCGGCGATCGCCATTTCGATTTGCTTGATGGCCACCGGGTCTTCGTTGATCCCCAGCACGCATGCCGCTTCGCACGGCGCGGGGCAAACACGGCCGGTAAATTCCGGAAAATTGTTCGTCGCATGCAGCCGATCGAGCGCCTCGCGCCAATGATCGCGCGACACCAAATCGTTCCAATCCGGAATGATGTTGCCCAGCGGGCAGCCGGTGTGGCAGAACGGCACGCCGCAATCCATGCAGCGCGCCCCTTGGCGGTGCAATTCCTCAATCGGGAGTGGCTTGAGAAACTCGTTGAAGTGTTTCAGCCGATCGGCCACCGGCTCCTTGCCGCCTGTCTGTCGAGCGTATTTCAGAAACCCGCGCAGGTCACCCATGGCTCACCTCTTGCAGCGCGGCCGGGTGATTTTTTGAAGTGTGATCGCCGTCGGCCGCATTGCCGTTCGCTGCGTCGCCGCCGCTGCCATTGCCGTTGCCGTAGCCGGCGTCGGCCATGCGGGCGGTTTCTTCCATCGCGCGCTGCAATTCGGCGAGCGCGCGCTTGTAGTCGATGGGCATTACTTTCACGAATTTGTCCGTCAATCGGTCCCAATTGTCCAACACATACTGTCCGCGTTCGCTGAGCGTGTATTCCACATGGCGGCGGATCATTTCGCGAATCGAATCCAACTCGGCGGCGTCGGGCGCTTCCAGGTGAACCATTTCGCGATTCACCAGCGGCGGAAAAGTGCCTTGCTCGTCGAGCACATAAGCCACGCCGCCGCTCATGCCGGCCGCGAAATTGCGGCCCGTGTTGCCGAGAATGATCGCCTGGCCGCCGGTCATGTATTCGCAGCCGTGGTCGCCGATGCCTTCCACCACCGCCGACGCTCCGCTATTGCGCACGCAGAATCGCTCGCCGGCGATGCCGCGGATAAACACTTCGCCGCTGGTGGCGCCGTAAAGCACCACGTTGCCGGCGATGATATTTTCCTCGGCTTTGAACGTCGACTCCCGGGGCGGATAGACGATGATACGTCCGCCGGAAAGGCCCTTGCCCAAATAGTCGTTCACGTCCCCTTCGACCCGCACCGTCACACCGTGCACGCCAAACGCCATCAGGCTTTGACCGGCGCTGCCGATGAAATTGAGCTGGACCGTGTCGTCGTGCGAGAAGCCGCCGGCCCCGAAGCGGCGCGTCACTTCACTGCAAAGAATCGTGCCGACGGTGCGGTTCACATTGCGAATCGGCAAATGGGCCACGATCGGCGTTTGCTCATCGAGCGCAAGCTGGCACAACGGCAACAACGTCGTGACATCGAGCGACGATTCCAATTGATGGTCTTGCGACTTGCAGCAATAGGTCTTCACCGCCGGCGGCGCCTCCGGTTGGTAGAGAATCTTCGAGAAATCGAGGCCCGAGGCCTTCCAATGCGCGATGGCACGGCGAACGTCGAGCCGATCCACGCGGCCGACCATCTCGTTGATCGTGCGGAAGCCGAGCCGGGCCATGATCTGCCGCACTTCCTCGGCCAGCAGGAAGAAGAAGTTGACGACCGCCTCGGGCTTGCCGGTAAACTTTTTTCGCAGCACGGGGTCTTGCGTGGCGATGCCGACCGGGCAGGTGTTGAGGTGGCACTTGCGCATCATGATGCAGCCAAGCGTCACAAGCGCGGCGGTGGCGATGCCCCATTCCTCGGCGCCCAACAGAGCGGCGATGGCCACGTCTTTGCCGGTGCGGAGCATGCCGTCGGTTTGCACGACGATGCGGCTGCGGAGATCGTTTTTCACCAGCACTTGGTGCGTCTCGGCGAGCCCAAGTTCCCACGGCAGCCCGGCGTGTTTGATCGACGTTAGCGGGCTGGCGCCGGTGCCGCCGTCGTGTCCGCTGATGAGCACGACATCGGCCTTGCCCTTGGCCACGCCGGCCGCCACCGTGCCGACGCCGACTTCCGCGACGAGCTTGACGCTGATGCGAGCCTTGGTGTTGGAATTCTTTAGGTCGTGGATCAACTGGGCGAGATCTTCGATGGAATAGATGTCGTGGTGCGGCGGCGGCGAGATCAAGCCGACGCCGGGAGTGCTGTGGCGGATGCGTGCGATTTCGCGATCGACTTTGTGGCCGGGCAACTGGCCCCCTTCGCCGGGCTTGGCCCCTTGAGCCATCTTGATCTGCAATTCCTCGGCATTGACGAGATACAAACTCGTGACGCCGAACCGCCCGCTGGCCACCTGTTTCACCGCGCTATTGCGCCGGTCGCCATTGGCGTCGGGAACATAGCGGGCCGGGTCTTCGCCCCCTTCGCCCGTGTTGCTCTTGCCGCCGATCCGGTTCATGGCCACGGCGAGTGTTTCGTGCGCTTCTTTCGAGATCGAGCCATACGACATCGCGCCGGTGGCGAAGCGCTTGACGATTTCCACGGCCGGCTCGACCTCGTCGATGGCGATCGGATTTTCGGCCCATTTGAATTCCAACAGCCCGCGGAGCGTGAGCAAGCGCGTGTTTTGCTCGTCGATCATGCGGCAATAGGCTTTGAAATCCTCGCGGCTATTGATCTGCGTGGCTTGCTGTAGCTTAGCGACAACTTCGGGGCTGAGCATGTGGGCTTCGCCCTTGCGACGCCACTGATATTGGCCCCCCACGTCGAGATCGAGCGTTTGCGGCACGGCCACGCGTGGATAGCCATGCTCGTGCCGGCGGAGCGATTCTTCGGCGACCCCTTCCAGATCGATGCCTTCGAGCCGGCTGGGGGTGCGAGTGAAATACTCGTCGACAAAGCGGCTCGCTAGGCCGATCGCTTCGAAGATCTGAGCTCCGCGGTAGCTTTGCAGCGTCGAGATGCCCATTTTCGAAATCACTTTCAGGATGCCCTTCGCTGCGGCTTTGACGTAGTTCTTGTGCAGCTTTTCTCGCGGCATGTCGCGCGGCAACAGGCCGTCGGCATGCATCTGGTCCAGCGTCGCCAGGGCTAGATAGGGATTGATCGCTCCAGCACCGTAGGACGTGAGAAGAGCGAAATGATGCACTTCGCGAGCCTCGCCCGTCTCTACGACCAGACCGCAACGGGTGCGTGTTTCCTGGCGGATCAAGTGGTGATGCACGGCGCTGGTGGCCAGCAGGGCGGGGATCGGCACCCAGTCGGCATCGACGCCACGATCCGAAAGAATCAGGATCGTCGCTCCCTCTTCGAGTGCCCGAGACGATTCGCCGCGCAGATCCTCCAATCGGCGCCGCATTCCTTCCACCCCTTCGGCACGCGGAAAGAGGATCGAAAGCGTGTGGCTGCGCAGGCGGCCGCGCCCCGCGCCAACTTCATACCCACGCAAAGCCGTGGGCATGGCGCCCGGCAGGGCCCCGTCACTCGCCCCTCGCCCCTCGCCCCTCCCTTGGTTTCCGAGCTGCTTGATGATCGCCAATTCGGCGTCGGTGAGGATCGGCTGCTCAAGGCGCAACAGGGCGCATTGCTGCGGAGTTTCGTCGAGCAGATTTCCTTCGGAGCCAATCGTCGTGATTAGCGACGTGATGATTTCTTCGCGAATCGCGTCGAGCGGAGGATTGGTGACTTGGGCGAATAGCTGCTTGAAATAGTTGTAGAGCAGTTGCGGGCGGTCGGAGAGCACGGCCAGCGGCGTGTCGTTGCCCATCGAGCCGATCGCCTCTTGCGCGTCGGTAGCCATCGGGCCGATCAGAATCCGCAAATCTTCGAACGTGTAGCCGAACGTGCGCTGCAATTTGACCAACGGCCGATCATGGTAGCCGTTGGCGTGGCCGTTGCGCGGAGCGGCACCATGTTCACTAGGGTGTTCCTCGTGGCCGGATGGGCCATCATGCGAAGCATGCTCGGCATGGGCGCCGGCGGATTCCTTCAGATCGGTGAGCTTGACGATGTTTTCGTTCAGCCATTCGCGATAGGGATGCCGAGCGGCAAGGCCGTTTTTGATCTCCTTGTCGGCAATGATGCGCTGCTGAGCAGTGTCGACCAGAAACATCCGTCCGGGGCGAAGCCGCCCTTTGTATTCGATATTTTCCGGAGGGATGCTCAACACGCCCGCTTCGGAGGCCAACACGACGTAGCGATCCTTTGTGACCCAGTAGCGGCTGGGCCGCAGGCCGTTTCGATCGAGGCAGGCGCCGATCATCGTGCCATCCGTGAAGGCCATCGAGGCAGGACCATCCCACGGCTCGAGGAGACACGATTGATATTCGTAGTAGGCCTTCGATTCGTCGGACATGCTTTCATGGCCGGCCCACGGCTCGGGAATCAGCATCGACATCGCTTGCGGCAAGCTTCGGCCAGCGAGGACGAGTAGCTCCAACGCATTGTCGAAAATGGCCGAGTCGCTCGCCCCCGGCGTGCAGATGGGCATGATCTTGTGCAGGTCCGGCCCATATTTTTCGCTTGCCAGCATTCCCTCGCGGGCATGCATCCAATTCACGTTGCCCCGCAAGGTGTTGATTTCGCCATTGTGCGCCAAGAAGCGGAACGGGTGGGCCAAGTCCCAGGTGGGAAACGTGTTCGTGCTGTAGCGCTGATGCACCAGGGCAAGTGCCGAAACGAATCGCGAATCTTGCAAATCGAGATAATAGCCCTCGGTTTGCTCCGGCAGCATCAATCCCTTGTAGATCAGCACCCGGGTCGAAAGGCTTGGAAGGTAGAAAAACTTTCGCTCGCTCAGCCGGCTCGTGCGAACGACGCGCTCGATCCGCTTGCGAATGACGTAGAGCTTCCATTCGAGCATGTCGGGCGGCGTTTCAGGACCGCGCGCGATGAAGATCTGGCGTACGACCGGTTCGACATCGCGAGCCAGCCAACCCAGCACGCGGTTGTCGACCGGCACATCGCGCCAGCCGAGCAACTGCTGACCTTCTTCGGCGACGATCTGTTCGAGGCGCTGCTGGCAGAATTGGCGCTGCGCTTCGTCGCGTGGCAGGAATACCGCCCCGGCGCCGTAATCGCCCGCGGCCGGCAATGCGATGCCCAAATCGGCCGCGACCGCGTGCAGAAATTCGTGCGGCATTTGCGTGAGAATGCCGCAGCCGTCGCCGGTGAGCGGGTCGCAGCCGCAGGCGCCGCGATGGCTCAGATTGACGAGGATTTCCAGCCCCCAGCGCAAGACGTCGTGGCTTTTCTTGCCGTCCATATTCACCACGAACCCGACGCCGCAGGCATCGTGCTCTTGGGCAGGATCGTAGAGACCGGATTCGGGGCGGGTGGAATGATTTTCAAACATGGCAGTTTTCAGACGCGGTTGGTAAGCGTAGTACGGGGCTTTTTCGCCGGCGCACTGCCGACGGCTTCTACACACTTGCAGCCCGGCGGCGAACGCCGCCGGCGCTGGAATAAATGTCACGAACCGGTTTGGGCAACCGCCAATTGCCGCGAACGGCCCGGGCCCGCGCCGTTCGATTTTCCATTGCCCTCTGCGATTTTCCCAGGCTCCGCCGCCGCTGCGCTGGCCGCCGGAGCCAACGGTACAATCGCACTGCTGCCCACAACATCCTCCGTGTCCTTGTCGTCCGTATCTTTTCCCACGAGAGCGCTGCCGACGAGATCTTTGCCTTCGGAACACAGCAGATCGATGAACCGCCGAACGGTGACGCCCAAATCCTTGCCGCGGCGGTGAATGATCCCCAGCGGCCGCACCAATTCGTCGGTGGCCAGCGGCACCGCCGCCAACGTTCCGGCTTCGACTTCACGAAGCACGGTGGGCTGCGGCAGCAAGCCGATTCCGGCATCGATTTCGATCGCGCGCTTGATGGTTTCCACGTTGTCGAACTCCATCACCACGCGGACTTCGACATCGTGCAGATGCAAGACGCGATCGATTTCTCGACGAATCGTCAGATCCGCGTCGAAGCCGACCACCGGTTGCCCGGCCAGTTCTTCCAATTCG
This genomic window contains:
- the pgsA gene encoding CDP-diacylglycerol--glycerol-3-phosphate 3-phosphatidyltransferase, with protein sequence MSTSTEKARPPLIDFRKAFNVPNQLTTIRLLLGVVLFCLIGFDYYLPAMYVFIVAAGTDWVDGFYARRYNQVTTLGRILDPFADKIIICGTFIFLAALSADSKITSAMAVIVVGRELLVTVLRSFLEQHGSDFSAKMSGKLKMVLQCVACAVSLFALSYLRASPPVAPPAWVPPTLLIAVWSAVVLTVISGIVYVFAAIKLLRQ
- a CDS encoding CPBP family intramembrane glutamic endopeptidase, which produces MPPADAPLPLAIKLLIGAVVSLGLLTALFVAIKAWRRPPLLPYEPRRPVPWGANDLVLTVLFIFVIGYAGAQLTAHVQGAPPAQAGQESNTVSVNGYYIGSLAELAGVAIAIYLMRLVANATLSDLGFGIRRLGRDIGVGAVALLASAVPIYGLNELLTRYVKYTHQVLKSLESQPDVRMFVATAVAALVVAPLFEEFLFRVLLQGWFEKIESLRRMLRLGLPGEGPAWWPIVLSSFLWAIMHWQNGLAAVPLFFFGLVLGYLYQRSHRIWPSMTTHFLLNATTMTALWFQIHHGH
- a CDS encoding Gfo/Idh/MocA family oxidoreductase, with amino-acid sequence MPYGFGIIGCGMIARFHAHAIDEVKGAKLVGCFDTFTASADRLAAETGCKAYHKLEDMLADPKINIVTIGTPSGAHMDPAVAAAKAGKHVIVEKPLEITLKRCDAIIAACERGGVKLSTVLPSRFHDGSRELKRAVDAGRFGQLALGDSYVKWFRTQAYYDSGAWRGTWELDGGGALMNQAIHSVDLLTWLMGPVAEVQAQTATLAHQRIAVEDTAVGTLRFANGALGVVEASTAAYPGYLKRIEINGSEGSAVLEEEDITRWDFVKSQRRDEAIREQMHQRRSTGGGAADPSAIGHHGHARQFADVVKAIRTDGTPAVDGREGRRSVEIILAIYKSAESGRPVSLPLSGDPTLTARRRTKA
- the ispG gene encoding (E)-4-hydroxy-3-methylbut-2-enyl-diphosphate synthase, which encodes MQLPRNPTRAVRIGSVTIGAGHPVAVQSMTATSTQDIAATVGQVNDLVRSGADIVRIAVDSRRDAEALAAVRDQTSANLAVDLQENYRLAEVVAPHVDKVRYNPGHLYHHEREKPWQDKVRYLADVAAEHDCAIRVGVNCGSVDPAAKGRFAAGDWLGPMLASALEHCELLDRLGFTRYCVSLKDSDPAKVIEVNRQFAAARPDVPLHLGVTEAGLPPDGIIKTRIAFEQLISRGIGDTIRVSLTVPNSRKGEEIAAGRQILADVAAGRVRSFVDFGLKTLNIISCPSCSRVENEAFIELAEQVKEMTRYAEQHAITIAVMGCRVNGPGETDDADLGLWCGPKHVNLKRGSEDLGAYPYDQILPRLRSELDDLIARRTQPA
- a CDS encoding lactate permease LctP family transporter; protein product: MDWTQHYNPAGSEILSTALAALPIIVLLGLLGLFRWTAPKAAAAGLLTALCVSILAFRMPANMAFWAAGLGACFGLFPIGWIVFAAVFLYTLTVESGQFETIKTSVAALSPDRRIQALLIAFNFGAFLEGCAGFGAPVAISSALMIGVGFPPLYAAGLALLANTAPVAFGSLGIPITTLGDVTKIDANILSVMAGRQLPLFSLLIPVWMVLLMSGWRGLRQVWPAVLVAGGSFATVQFVVSQHFGPMLVDVAGGLVSLVVMAIFLKFWQPKELWHFAGEREAVPDPVAEAAGGPDEAAGSPRQASPQKNSQPAKPRVYTHGEVARAWVPWLLMSLLVFAWGLPQFRMLVETRTTVNVPVAAIHNRIYRSEPVVAPPAKAEAALFKFNWLSATGTAVMFAAILTAIWLGISPWRFARTFVRTLRALAWPLFTIAAMLAIAYTTRYSGTDATLGLAFTHTGALYPFFAPLLGWLGVALTGSDTSSNALFGDLQRITAQRLGLSPVLICTSNSTGGVMGKMIDAQSIVVSASTTGQAGNESQILRFVFWHSLALACLMGLLVVLQAYVFTGIVPALPAK